In the genome of Equus asinus isolate D_3611 breed Donkey chromosome 9, EquAss-T2T_v2, whole genome shotgun sequence, one region contains:
- the TICAM2 gene encoding TIR domain-containing adapter molecule 2, which produces MFIMGIGKSKTDPCSLSLSWSKSHSMDTSQRHHESDSKKSEEISLRDAAEHRYVTEMPPEKQEKAEGGVKMPEEEAEEEVFLKFVILHAEDDTDEALRVQSLLENDFGIKPGIIFAEMPCGRQHLQNLDDAVNGSAWTILLLTENFLRDTWCKFQFYTSLMNSVNRQHKYNSVIPMRPLNNPLPRERTPFALRTINALEEDSRGFPTQVERIFQESVYKIQQAIWKETRNMVQRQLIA; this is translated from the coding sequence ATGTTTATAATGGGTATCGGGAAGTCTAAAACAGAtccctgctctctttctctctcttggagTAAAAGCCACAGTATGGATACAAGTCAAAGACATCATGAGTCAGACTCCAAGAAATCTGAGGAAATCTCCCTGCGTGATGCTGCTGAGCATAGATATGTGACAGAGATGCCACCAGAAAAGCAGGAGAAAGCTGAAGGAGGGGTAAAGATGCctgaagaggaagcagaagaagaagtGTTCCTCAAATTTGTGATATTGCATGCAGAGGATGACACAGACGAAGCCCTCAGAGTCCAGAGTCTGCTAGAAAATGACTTCGGCATCAAACCTGGAATAATCTTTGCTGAGATGCCATGTGGCAGACAGCATTTACAGAATTTAGATGATGCGGTGAATGGGTCTGCATGGACAATCTTATTGTTGACTGAAAACTTTTTAAGAGATACTTGGTGCAAGTTCCAGTTCTATACGTCCCTAATGAACTCCGTTAACAGGCAGCACAAATACAATTCTGTTATCCCCATGCGGCCACTGAACAATCCACTGCCTCGAGAAAGGACTCCCTTTGCTCTGCGAACTATCAATGCCCTAGAGGAAGACAGTCGTGGCTTTCCTACACAAGTAGAAAGAATTTTTCAGGAGTCCGTGTATAAGATACAACAAGCTATCTGGAAAGAGACAAGAAACATGGTACAAAGGCAATTGATTGCCTGA